One part of the Nostoc sp. PCC 7120 = FACHB-418 genome encodes these proteins:
- a CDS encoding NAD(P)H dehydrogenase subunit NdhS, producing MILPGATVRVKNPNDTYYRYEGLVQRVTDGKVAVIFEGGNWDKIITFRLSELELVEITAGKKKGK from the coding sequence ATGATCCTACCTGGAGCAACTGTTAGAGTCAAAAATCCCAACGATACTTATTATCGCTACGAAGGTCTGGTACAACGAGTCACTGATGGCAAAGTAGCCGTTATATTTGAAGGTGGTAACTGGGACAAGATAATTACCTTTCGTCTATCGGAACTGGAATTAGTAGAAATCACCGCCGGTAAGAAAAAAGGAAAATAA
- a CDS encoding ATP synthase, with amino-acid sequence MRLPLPQFDKSDRQPSHIAEVVETATTEFLAQCLEPEDLTFPSMPPFGSWVCAVDEESGNQVYAVVYHATTMPVDSVHRAVAMGMSLQDLREEQPQIFAMLKTEFKAAIVGFAQSSPVPNTNGRVYQYLPPRPPQIHQAVHRCESEVIVRFTEELEFLRTLLSINGAPVESLTAAVIRDIYQLRKADRDWLIKAGRNLSILLKDDYDRLRFILSQIHP; translated from the coding sequence ATGCGCCTCCCTCTACCACAGTTTGATAAAAGCGATCGCCAACCTAGCCACATTGCTGAGGTAGTGGAAACTGCTACCACTGAATTTTTGGCACAGTGTCTGGAACCAGAAGACTTGACCTTTCCATCAATGCCACCGTTTGGTAGTTGGGTGTGTGCCGTGGATGAAGAATCAGGTAATCAGGTCTATGCAGTGGTATATCATGCTACAACTATGCCTGTAGATTCCGTCCACAGAGCCGTGGCCATGGGGATGTCACTGCAAGACTTACGCGAGGAACAACCCCAGATATTTGCTATGCTGAAGACTGAATTTAAAGCGGCGATCGTGGGATTCGCTCAGTCATCGCCTGTACCCAACACTAATGGTAGAGTGTATCAGTATCTACCACCACGTCCACCGCAAATTCATCAGGCTGTACATCGGTGCGAGTCAGAAGTTATAGTTAGATTTACCGAAGAATTAGAATTTCTGCGGACTTTGCTATCTATCAATGGCGCACCAGTGGAATCATTAACCGCCGCAGTTATTCGGGATATCTACCAATTACGAAAAGCTGATCGAGACTGGCTCATCAAAGCCGGGCGGAATTTAAGTATATTGCTAAAAGACGACTACGATCGCCTACGGTTCATTCTCAGCCAAATACACCCATAG
- a CDS encoding UDP-glucuronic acid decarboxylase family protein, producing the protein MRILVTGGAGFIGSHLIDRLIPQGHEVICLDNFYTGDKRNIHKWANHPNFELIRHDITEPIRLEVDQIYHLACPASPVHYQYNPVKTVKTNVMGTLNMLGLAKRVKARFFLASTSEVYGDPEIHPQTEEYRGNVNPIGIRSCYDEGKRIAETLAFDYYRQNKVDIRVVRIFNTYGPRMLENDGRVVSNFIVQALRGTPLTVYGDGSQTRSFCYVSDLVEGFIRLMNSDYVGPVNLGNPGEYTILELAQAVQNLINPDAQIKFEPLPADDPRRRQPDITKARTLLNWEPTIPLEEGLKLTIEDFRDRIKSAV; encoded by the coding sequence ATGAGAATTTTGGTGACTGGCGGTGCAGGATTTATTGGTTCTCATCTTATTGATCGGCTGATACCTCAAGGCCATGAAGTTATTTGTTTAGATAACTTCTACACCGGCGACAAACGCAATATCCATAAATGGGCGAACCATCCCAATTTTGAACTTATCCGCCATGATATAACCGAACCAATTAGGTTAGAAGTCGATCAGATTTATCATTTAGCTTGTCCAGCTTCCCCAGTACACTATCAGTACAACCCAGTCAAAACCGTTAAAACTAACGTGATGGGTACACTAAATATGTTAGGGTTAGCCAAACGTGTCAAGGCGAGATTTTTCCTAGCGTCCACTAGTGAAGTATACGGTGACCCTGAGATCCATCCCCAAACAGAGGAGTACCGAGGTAATGTTAACCCTATCGGTATCCGTTCTTGCTACGACGAAGGCAAAAGAATTGCGGAAACCCTGGCATTTGATTATTACAGACAAAATAAAGTTGATATTCGAGTTGTCCGTATATTCAACACCTACGGCCCCAGGATGTTAGAAAACGACGGGCGGGTGGTGAGTAATTTTATAGTTCAAGCTTTACGAGGCACACCTTTAACGGTGTACGGTGATGGCTCACAAACTCGGAGTTTTTGCTATGTCTCAGACCTGGTGGAAGGCTTTATCCGCTTGATGAATAGCGATTACGTCGGGCCAGTCAATTTAGGAAATCCTGGTGAATACACCATTCTAGAATTAGCGCAAGCTGTGCAAAATTTGATCAATCCAGATGCACAGATCAAGTTTGAACCATTGCCTGCTGATGATCCACGTCGTCGCCAACCAGATATTACAAAAGCCAGAACCTTGCTCAATTGGGAACCAACCATTCCTCTAGAAGAAGGGTTAAAGCTGACGATAGAAGATTTCCGCGATCGCATCAAGAGTGCCGTCTAG
- a CDS encoding cation:proton antiporter, translated as MEPSSLVLALEQTSEVLGKEPIVPFAILLVVLLVVPILFERLRLPGIVGLVLSGLVLGPSGWNLFHTKSPMISLLSDIGLVYLMFVAGLEVDLELWRRRQRRALGFGCVSFTIPLLIGTLVGRFFHFGWNTSVLIGSLLTSYSLLAYPIINRLGVISNQAVTITIGATVFTDISALIVLAICIPAFQMGMSNIYQILSLLGWLIIYSIVILVGFDWAGREFFRRSGDDEGNKFLFVLLTVFLAVVVAQLIGIEKILGAFLAGLAVNEAVGEGPVKEKIVFVGSVLFIPIFFINLGLLIDLPGLVNSLFTLQLTSLIVISLVASKFIAAWLAKVFYGYSWQEMLTMWSLSIPQVGTTLAATFVGYHTGLLSSAVLTSVVILMLITATLGPLITSRTARALTTVSITESVDANLPEPQVIETQNGNFTIVVPIYNPHTQQYLVEMAALLAHQAQGRIIPLTIATAAAHMDAPQLESTLQRSERLLAKATSQSQALGVAASPLLRIDDASAPGISRAAREQKANLIVMGWGKRTGLRARLFGNVIDNVLWSSHCPVAVTRLVESPKKIQRILVPVENLITPTLQPVQFAQMLAEANQAQVTVLNVCDRRTSSSKIASRRSQLALLVSKLALPNSPEVQIIAHENAAQAILQAARLYDLVVLPFIRNRTSPGGLALSDVTTQLASQLTCSIVMLGEPQRLQTGNITSVAPNTTTAV; from the coding sequence ATGGAACCCTCATCACTAGTTCTTGCTCTAGAACAAACTTCTGAAGTTCTTGGCAAAGAACCAATTGTTCCTTTCGCAATTTTACTGGTAGTCCTCTTAGTTGTACCCATCCTCTTTGAAAGGCTAAGATTACCAGGAATAGTGGGTTTAGTCCTCTCTGGATTAGTCTTAGGTCCATCGGGGTGGAACCTATTCCATACAAAATCACCGATGATTAGCCTGCTATCAGATATTGGCTTAGTTTATTTGATGTTTGTCGCAGGTCTAGAGGTAGATTTAGAATTGTGGCGGCGGCGGCAAAGACGTGCTTTAGGGTTTGGCTGCGTTAGTTTTACTATACCGTTGTTGATTGGCACTTTAGTAGGAAGATTTTTTCACTTTGGTTGGAATACTTCCGTATTAATCGGCTCACTTTTAACTTCTTATAGTCTGTTAGCTTATCCTATTATCAACCGATTAGGTGTCATCAGTAACCAAGCAGTCACAATTACAATTGGGGCTACAGTTTTTACAGATATTAGCGCACTTATAGTATTAGCTATTTGCATTCCAGCTTTTCAAATGGGAATGTCAAATATTTACCAGATACTCTCCCTCTTAGGTTGGTTAATTATTTACTCGATCGTGATTTTAGTGGGATTTGATTGGGCTGGGAGAGAATTTTTTCGGCGTTCGGGAGACGATGAAGGTAACAAATTTTTATTTGTCTTACTCACCGTATTTCTAGCAGTTGTAGTAGCTCAACTGATTGGGATAGAAAAAATTCTGGGAGCTTTTTTAGCAGGTTTAGCAGTAAATGAGGCTGTTGGTGAGGGGCCTGTTAAAGAAAAAATAGTTTTTGTTGGTAGTGTCTTATTTATTCCGATTTTTTTTATTAACCTCGGCTTGCTGATTGACTTGCCTGGTTTAGTTAATAGTCTGTTTACTCTCCAGTTAACCAGTTTGATTGTTATCAGCTTGGTTGCTAGCAAATTTATCGCCGCTTGGTTAGCTAAGGTGTTTTATGGCTACAGTTGGCAGGAAATGTTGACTATGTGGTCGCTATCTATTCCCCAGGTTGGTACAACATTAGCTGCTACCTTCGTAGGGTATCACACAGGTTTACTTTCATCGGCAGTTTTAACTAGTGTTGTGATCTTAATGTTAATCACTGCAACCTTAGGCCCATTGATTACTAGTCGCACCGCCAGAGCTTTAACTACCGTATCAATTACAGAATCGGTGGATGCAAATCTGCCTGAGCCACAGGTAATAGAAACCCAAAATGGTAACTTTACTATCGTTGTACCGATTTATAATCCCCATACTCAACAATATTTGGTGGAAATGGCAGCATTGCTAGCACATCAAGCTCAAGGGCGAATCATACCATTAACGATCGCCACAGCTGCGGCTCATATGGATGCACCCCAACTAGAATCAACATTGCAAAGAAGTGAGCGATTATTAGCCAAAGCCACCAGCCAAAGTCAAGCCTTGGGTGTAGCAGCCTCGCCATTACTCCGCATTGACGATGCTTCTGCGCCGGGAATTAGTAGAGCAGCGCGTGAGCAAAAAGCCAATTTAATTGTTATGGGTTGGGGTAAACGGACTGGTTTAAGAGCGCGGTTATTTGGCAATGTCATTGATAATGTTTTGTGGTCGTCCCATTGTCCAGTGGCGGTAACACGTCTTGTAGAATCACCCAAGAAAATTCAACGTATCCTAGTACCGGTGGAAAACTTAATCACACCAACATTACAGCCTGTACAATTTGCCCAGATGTTAGCAGAAGCCAATCAAGCCCAAGTGACAGTGTTGAATGTGTGCGATCGCCGCACAAGTTCCAGTAAAATTGCTTCTAGGCGATCGCAACTTGCTTTATTAGTATCTAAATTAGCTTTGCCCAACTCACCCGAAGTGCAAATTATTGCTCATGAAAATGCTGCTCAAGCCATTTTGCAAGCAGCGCGATTATATGACCTAGTAGTTTTACCCTTTATCCGTAACCGAACAAGTCCTGGAGGATTAGCTCTCAGCGATGTCACCACTCAGTTAGCCAGTCAACTCACCTGCTCCATCGTCATGTTAGGAGAACCGCAACGCCTGCAAACAGGTAATATCACCTCTGTAGCTCCTAACACTACGACAGCAGTATAA